Genomic segment of Xanthomonas sp. DAR 35659:
GGGGGCATGCTCGAGATCCAGTGACCGCGGGGCGCCGGCAGCGTGCCTGCCGCGCGTGGCCGCCGCCGTGGCGCTCAGCCGTGCCGGTGCGCGTGCGCGTCGCCGCAGTCCTGCCAGTGCTTGCCCTTCGGCGTCTGGCCGATGCCGGGGTTGAAGCTGTTGCTCGGGTCCAACGCGCGGTAGAACGCGGCCAGCGCCGGCTTGGCCCGGTACAGGTGGCCGACGTTGTGTTCGGCCGGGTACTCGGCGCCGCGCCGGTCGAGCAGCGCCCACATCGCGTGCTCGATCGCCAGCGGGTCGTGGCCCTTGCGCACCAGGTAGTCCTGGTGGAACACGTGGCAGAAGAAGTGCCCGTAGTAGAGCTTGCCGAGCAGCGCGGCCTCCAGTGCCGGCGGCAAGGTCTCCTGCCACTGGCGATCGTTGCGGCGCAGCGCCACGTCGAGCGCGACGATGTCCTCGACCGTGTCGCGGTGCACCTGCCGATAGCGCACCGCCGCGCCGGCCACGGCGAACCGATGCAGGAACGCCTTGCGCCCCTCCTCGGCGTCGCAGCGGAAATAGCCGCCATCGCGGCCGGCGAAATGGGCGGCGAGGAACGCCTCGGTCGCCGTCGCGTCCTGCGCGGATACGCGCAGCAGCAGATGGTGTTCGTAGCGGTCGCGCCAGGCGCGCATGCGCGGCGGCAGGTGCTCGGGCAGCCGGTCGGTCAGCGCCTGCAGCAGGCGGTCGGCCAGCCCGGGCAGGCGCAGCGCTTCGCACCAGCCGTCCAACCGGCTCTTCAGCGCGAACGCGCGCGGCACCGCGCCGGTGCCGAAGCGGTCGATCAGCAGGAAGGTGTCCTTGCCGTAGCGCGCGCCGATGTCGAAGGCGTCGCGGTGCAGGTATTCGCCGCTGATGGGCGGCTGCGCGAAGGCGGTGAGCAGGCCGCGACGCAGCGCGGTCAGGTCCTCGCCGGCGTTGCTGCCGATGTAGAACACCGTGCTGTCCTCGCGCGGGAAGGTGTCCAGCCGCACCGCGAACACGCACAGCCGCCCGGCCGAGCCGGAGGCCTCGTAGTGCCGCGCCGGATCGGCGTTGAAGCGCGCCGGCGTGGCCGCGTCCACGTCGCGCACGTGCGCGGCGTAGTGCGGATCGGAAGCCGCCAGCGCGGGATCGTCGCGGATGTCCGCCGGCGCGTAGTCGCCGGCCTGCAGCCGGGTCAGGATCTGCTCGGGGGTGTCGCCCAGCGCGATGCCCAGGTGGTTCACCAGGCGCAGCTGCCCGTCGGCGCCGAGCTGGGCGAACAACGCCAACTGCGTGTAGGCGGGGCCGCGCCGCACCAGCGCGCCGCCGGAGTTGTTGCAGACCCCGCCCAGCACCGAGGCGCCGATGCACGAGGAGCCGATCACCGAATGCGGCTCGCGCTGCAGCGGCTGCAGGCGCCGTTCCAGCGCGTCCAGCGTGGCGCCGGGCAGGCACACCACCTGGCGCCCTTCGTGCAGCAACTGCACGCCGCGCAGGCGCAGCGTGCTGATCAGCACGATCTGCCGGTCGTAGCCGTCGCCGTCGGGGGTGGAGCCGCCGGTGAGTCCGGTGTTGGCCGCCTGCACCAGGACGATGCGGTCCGCGGCGACCACCGCCTGCAGCACCCGCCACAGCTCCAGCAACGTGCCCGGCCGCACCACAGCCAGGACCGGCCCCGCGCCGAAGCGATAGCCACTGCGGAAGCGCCGCGTGGCGCGGGCGCCGACCAGCACATGGCGGCGGCCGACCACGCTGCGCAACTGGCGCAGCAGCTCGGCGGCGGCGATCGGCGCGTGCGTGGCGTCCACCGCGGCTACGGCGAGATGGCGGCGTCGCGGGTGACCCGCGCCAGCGAATCGCGCGAGATCGCGGCCAGCGACGTGGCCCCGGTCAGCGTCATCGCCACTCGCATCTCGTTCTCGATCAGGGTCAGCAGGTGCTCCACCCCGGCCTGGCCGCGGGCGGCCAGCGCATAGACGAAGGCGCGGCCCAGCAGCACCGCGTCGGCGCCCAGCGCGAGCATGCGCACCACGTCCAGCCCGTTGCGGATGCCCGAGTCGGCCAGGATCTTCAGCTCGCCCTTGACCGCATCGGCGATCGCCGGCAGCGCGCGCGCGCTGGACAGCACGCCATCGAGCTGGCGCCCGCCATGGTTGGAGACCACGATGCCATCGGCGCCGAAGCGCACCGCGTCGCGTGCGTCGTCTGGGTCGAGGATGCCCTTGATCAGCATCGGCCCGGTCCAGAACTCGCGGATCCACTCCAGATCCTTCCACGAGATCGACGGATCGAAGTTCCCGGCGAGCCAGCCGATGTAGTCGGCCAGCCCGGTCGGATGGCCGCGGTAGGCGGAGACGTTGCCCAGGTCGTGGGGCCTGCCGCGCAGGCCCACGTCCCAGGCCCAGCGCGGATGGGCGACGGCCTGCAGCATGCGCCGCAGCGGCGCGTTCGGCCCGCTCATGCCCGAGTGCGCGTCGCGGTAGCGCGCGCCGGGCGTGGGCATGTCCACCGTGAACACCAGCGTGGTCACGCCGGCGGCCTTGGCCCGCTCCAGCGCGTTGCGCATGAAGCCGCGGTCCTTGAGCACGTACAGCTGGAACCACAGCGGACGCGCGATCGCCGGCGCCACTTCCTCGATCGGGCACACAGACACCGTCGACAGGGTGAACGGCACGCCGCGTGCGGCGGCGGCACGCGCGGCCTGCACCTCGCCGCGGCGCGCGTACATGCCGGTCAATCCCACCGGCGCCAGCGCCAGCGGCAAGGCCAGGCGCTCGCCGAACAGTTCGCTCTCCAGGCTCAACTCGGCCACGTTGCGCAGGATCCGCTGGCGCAGCGCGATGTCGGCCAGGTCGGCGACGTTGCGCCGCAAGGTGTGTTCGGCGTAGGCGCCGCCGTCGATGTAGTGGAACAGGAACGGCGGTAGCCGCCGTTGGGCGGCGGCGCGGTAGTCGGAGGCGGCGGAGATGATCATGGGAGGCGCGTCAGCGGGGGGAGGGAAGGCGCGAGGCGCGGGCGCGGCGCGCCTCGTCCTCGTCCAGCGTGCGCAGCGCGGTGTGCACGAAGGCCAGATGCGCGTGCGCGGCGTCGCGCGCGCGTTCCGGCTCGCCGGCCAGGATCGCGTCGTGCAGCGCGCGGTGCTGCGCCAGCAGCGGCACGAAGGTACGCGGCGACTGGAACAGCAGGTGCCGGCTCTGCGAGATATTGGTCTGCAGCAGGTCGAACAGCCCGCGCATCATCTGCAGCAGCACGCGGTTGTGCGCGGCCTCGGCGATGGCCAGGTGGAAGTCGGCATCGGCGCGCGCCTCGGCCGCCGCGTCGCTGCGCGCATGCGCCTGCAGCATCGCCTCGAACGCCGCGGCGATGCGCGCGCGGTCGGCGTCGGTGGCGCGCAGCGCCGCGTGCCAGGCGGTGGCGCCTTCCAGCGCATGGCGGGTTTCCAGCACGTCGAAGCGGTACGCCGGGTCGCTCTGCAGCAACGGCAGGAACGGTTGCAGCGGCGCCACCACCTGGTCCTCCGGGGTGGGCGGCCGCTGCACGTAGGTGCCGCCGCCGACGCGGGCGCGCAGCAGGCCCTGGCTGGCGAGCTGGGCGATGGCTTCGCGCAGCGCGGTGCGCGAGACGCCCAGTTCCAGCGCCAGCGCGCGCTCGGCGGGCAGGCGCGTATCGGGTTGCAGCCCGCGCTCGGCGATCAGCGCGCGCAACTGCGCGGCGACGCGATCGCTCAGGCGGCCGCCGCCGGCCTCCGGCGCCACGGTCGGCGGAGCGCCGCGCGCCCCGGAGGCCGCCATCGCAGGCGCGGATAATTTGGTCATACCAATTGCCACGGAGGGTGGGAGAGAGCGGCCATTAAATTCCCAGAACCGCCCGGGTGTCAACGGAGATCTGCCTATATTGGTATTACCAATTAAAACATGCCGTAGCGCGCCATCGTCGCGGCCAGCACGAACAGCAGGGCGAGCAGACCCAGTTCGACGGACACGACACGGAACACCGTGACCACCTGCGCCGGTGCCGGCACGAAATCCGGCCGGGCACGCGCCTGGCGGCGCCAGCGCAGCAGGCGCAGCGTGGGCAGCAACGACAGCAGCCCGATCGCCGCGAACACGCCCAACTTGGCCCAGAACCAGGGATTGCTCAGAAAGGAGTCCGCACCCTTGAGCCCGTAGCGCACGCGCAGGCCGCCGACGACCAGGATCGCCAGCGCCGCCAGGCCGTACCCGGCATCGGCCCGCAGCAGCCGTGTCAGCCGTGCCGCATCCGGCGGTTCGCGCAGCAGGGTCCATTCGACCGCCAGCGCGACCGTCAGCAACAGGACGGCCAGGTGGTGCAGCACGGCGAGCAGCAGGTCGAGCGCGAGCATCGCGCCGCCCTCACCAGACGAACGGCAGCAGCCGCCAGCTGTGCGCGGCGTACCGCGGGTACTCATCGGGGAAGGCCTGGGTCAGCATGGCTTCCTCGACCTGGATGCGGCGCAGGAACGCCCAGGTCACCGGCAGCACGATCGCCAGCAGCGACAGCACGTCGCCCAGCCCGATCGCCAGCCCGTAGAACGACAGCAGCACGCCGGTGTAGGAGGGATGGCGCAGGTAGCGATACGGGCCGCGGCGCACCAGCCGGTGACCCTGCTGGATGGTCACGTCCACGGTGAACCAGCGCGCCAGCACCCGGATCGCCCACAGCCGCAGCGCCAGCCCGGCCGCCAGCAACGCGCACCCGGCCCAGCGCGCCGGTTCCCGCAGCGCCGGCGCATAGCGCCATAGGCCGAGGATGGACAGCAGCACCGCCACCGCCAGCGCCGCGTACAGCACGCGCCACAGCAAGCGCAGCGTGCCCTGGTCGCGTGCGCCGCCATCGGCGGCGCGGCGGCGCCGGCTGAGCAGCACCTCGTACAGGCCCCAGCTTGCGCCCAGCAGCGCGAACAGCAGATCGGGATGGTGCAGGCTCGGGTGCATGGTCGTTCCTCCTCGCGAACGGTCCCGGTGTACGCCACGGTGGCGTCGCTCGGGTGAATTCCCGCCGCCGTCGCCTGCTTCGGTATGGAGCGCGGCGCGCGATGGCGTGGGGCCAGTGTCGCGCCATTGCCGTGGCCGGGCAGTGGCCGCTGGTCACCGATGCGACCTGCCGGAAGTCACTTTCTGCGCCCGCCCCATTGCCGCGGACGGGGCGCGCGGTCAGCATCGTCCGCATGAACCGATTCCTGCGCGAGCTGATCGAACCCAAGCGCCTGGCCGGGCTGCTGACCGTGGCCACCGTGCTGTGGTCGTTCCAGTTCGCGCCGCACGCCTCGGCGGCCTGGCGCTGGAGCGCCGTGACGCTGTTCGTGCTGTTGCTGCTCGGTGCCCACTGTCTTCCCGCCAGATGGCGCGATGCCGCTCTGTGGCTCGAGGCGGCGGCGGCGATGGCCCTGGTCTGGCTGGAGCCGCATGTCGGCACCGCGCCGGTGCTGCTGGTGGTGGTGGTGACGCAGGTGGCGCTGCAGTGGCCGCCACGGCAGGTACTGGTGCTGGCGCTGCTGGCCAACCTGGGCACCTTCCTGGCGCTGTCCGCCGCCGGGATCAGGCATCCGCTGCTGACCACGCTGATCTACGCCGGCTTCCATGCCTTCGCCGGGCTGAGCGCGCACTACGCGCGCACCGCCGAACTCGCCCGCGCCGCGCTGGCCCGGGTCAATGCCGACCTGCTGGCCACCCGCGCGCTGCTGGCCGACAGCGCGCGCGACGCCGAACGCCTGCGCCTGGCGCGCGAACTGCACGATGTGGCCGGGCACAAGCTGACCGCGATGCGCATCAACCTGCGCCTGCTGCTGGCCGATCCGGCGCTGGCCCGGCACGCCGAGCTCGGCGCGGTCGAGCGCCTGTCCGCCGAGCTGCTGGCCGACATCCGCGACGTGGTGCAATCGCTGCGCGACGACCGCGGCCTGGACCTGGCCACCGCGCTGCGTGCGCTGGCCGTGCCGTTCCCGCGGCCGCAGCTGCGGCTGCAGATCGACCCCGAAGTGCGCATCACCGATCCGCAACTGGCCGAAGCGCTGCTGCGCCTCGTGCAGGAGGCCCTGACCAATGCCGCGCGCCACGCCGACGCTGGCGAAGTCCATGTGCGCCTGCGGCACGAAGACGCGCAACTGCGCGTGGACATCGCCGACGACGGCCGTCGCGCCGAGCGCATCCGCGAAGGCAACGGCATCGCCGGCATGCGCGAACGCCTGGCCGCGCTGCGCGGCGGGCTCGAATTGGGCCGCACGCCGCTGGGTGGCATGCAGCTGACCGCGCGGTTGCCGCTGTGAGCGGCCTGCGCATCGCCCTGGCCGACGACCAGATCCTGGTGCGCGCCGGCTTACGCGCCCTACTGCAGACGCAGGGCATCGCCGTCGCCTGCGAGGCCAGCGACGGCCAGGCGCTGCTCGATGCCGTCGCCGCCACTGCGGTGGACGTGGTGCTCAGCGACATCCGCATGCCGGGCATGGACGGCATCCAGGCGCTGCAGCAGCTGCGCGCACGCGGCGACGCCACCCCGGTGCTGCTGCTGACCACCTTCGACGACGCCGACCTGCTGCTGCGCGCCACCGAGGCGGGCGCGCAGGGCTTCCTGCTCAAGGACGCTGCGCCGGAAGACCTGCGCGACGCCATCGCGCGCGTGGCCGCCGGCGAAACCTTGCTGCAGCCGGTCAGCACCGACCCGGTGCGCGCGCGCTACCGCTATCGCGACGAGGACGCGCCGCGCGACACCTTCAACGAACGCGAAGTGGCGATCCTGCGCCTGCTCGCCGGCGGCTATTCCAACAAGGAGATCGCGCGCAGCCTGTTCCTGGCCGAGGGCACGGTGAAGAACTACGTCTCCACCATCCTCGACAAGCTCGGCACCCGCGACCGCACCCGCGCCGTGCTCAAGGCGATCACGCTGCGGATCATCTGAAGCGCCGCCGCCGTTCCTGCGCCGCCGCGTGCCCGCGCGCCCGTGGCGGCAATGGCGTCCACCTCGGAAAGCACGAACTCCGCAACAGAGGCGGCCGCCATGACAGGCGGCCGCCGTACTCCGCCACCGCCGCGCAGCGCGCCTGCAACGCGATCATGCATCGCAGGCGCGTCGGCGGCGCGGTGCGCGATTACTCGGGCGGCAGCTTGGAGATCGCGACGCCGACGATCAGCGGCTGCTCGGAACTGGTGGTCCCGGTGAAGCTGTGCCCGGATTCGCTCAGCGTCCACCCGGCCTTCTCGCTGCCGCCCTCGGCGTCGAAGGTGAACGGCCCGATGCGCAGCCCGGTCGAGACCTTGAACTTCTCGGAGAACTTGGAGAAGGACGCCTTGCTGGCGGTGATGGTGAAGGTCGGCTTGTAGCCCACGTACATGCCGGTCTTGAGCAGGCCGAAGAAGCCCTTCTCGCCGAACACCGCCTGGGTGCCGTCCTCGCCGAACGCGCTGTAGCCCTTCACGAACGGGCCATTGCGCTTGCTGCGCACGAACGAGCCGTTGTACCAGTCGCTGGGCTGGATCTGGATCTGGTCCAGCGCCTCGAACTCCACCGCGACATTGAGTTCGTTGTCGGTCTCGAACTCGCTGATGCGCTCCCACTTGCCGGCCACACGCACCTGCCAGAACAGTTGGCGGATCTTGGCCGAGCCGCCGGCCCAGGTCTCGCTGTAGTCGTAGGCCGCGTCGCGGTTGTTGAAGCCCATGCTGGCGCCCGCCGGGCCCTGGCCGGCCTGCACCGCATCGAGCCACTCGCTGGCGTTCTGCGCCACCGACCAGTTCGGCACCAGCGGGAACTTGGCCAGCGCCGGGTCGTTGAGCTTGGCCCAGAAATCGTGATTGGCCATCTGCTTCTGCGCATCGCCCAGGCCCGGCGTGTTGGCCTGCACCACCAGCGCGTTGTAGGTGACCTGCGCCTGCTCCATCTTGGTCTGCATGCTGCTGATCTTGAGCTGCCAGCCGGCGCCGGCCGGCGACCCCAGCCATTCGGTGAAGGTCGGATCGTTGTCGGTGACCTCGTCCGCGTACACCGAGCGCGCCTGGGTGTAGGCGAGGGTGTAGCCGTTGCTGGCGGCGGTCACCGCGTCGTCGGCGGCCTTGATCCGCTGCCGCAGCGAGGGGTCGTCGGTCGCCGCCGGAACCACGTTGAGGAATTCCTGGTAGGCCTGGTTGAAGCGGTCGCCGCTGGACACGAAGGCGCCGACCGCGCTCCACTGCGGCGAGGTCGAGCAGAAGTCGTACTGCGCGGTGCCGATGAAGCCCACCGGCGGCGTCGGCCAGGCCCAGGTCGTGAACGGATAGACCATCTGGAAGGTGTCCGGGCTGGCGCCGATGGCCTCGGTCAGCGCGCGGTACAGCAGG
This window contains:
- a CDS encoding response regulator gives rise to the protein MSGLRIALADDQILVRAGLRALLQTQGIAVACEASDGQALLDAVAATAVDVVLSDIRMPGMDGIQALQQLRARGDATPVLLLTTFDDADLLLRATEAGAQGFLLKDAAPEDLRDAIARVAAGETLLQPVSTDPVRARYRYRDEDAPRDTFNEREVAILRLLAGGYSNKEIARSLFLAEGTVKNYVSTILDKLGTRDRTRAVLKAITLRII
- the lldD gene encoding FMN-dependent L-lactate dehydrogenase LldD — encoded protein: MIISAASDYRAAAQRRLPPFLFHYIDGGAYAEHTLRRNVADLADIALRQRILRNVAELSLESELFGERLALPLALAPVGLTGMYARRGEVQAARAAAARGVPFTLSTVSVCPIEEVAPAIARPLWFQLYVLKDRGFMRNALERAKAAGVTTLVFTVDMPTPGARYRDAHSGMSGPNAPLRRMLQAVAHPRWAWDVGLRGRPHDLGNVSAYRGHPTGLADYIGWLAGNFDPSISWKDLEWIREFWTGPMLIKGILDPDDARDAVRFGADGIVVSNHGGRQLDGVLSSARALPAIADAVKGELKILADSGIRNGLDVVRMLALGADAVLLGRAFVYALAARGQAGVEHLLTLIENEMRVAMTLTGATSLAAISRDSLARVTRDAAISP
- the lldR gene encoding transcriptional regulator LldR translates to MAASGARGAPPTVAPEAGGGRLSDRVAAQLRALIAERGLQPDTRLPAERALALELGVSRTALREAIAQLASQGLLRARVGGGTYVQRPPTPEDQVVAPLQPFLPLLQSDPAYRFDVLETRHALEGATAWHAALRATDADRARIAAAFEAMLQAHARSDAAAEARADADFHLAIAEAAHNRVLLQMMRGLFDLLQTNISQSRHLLFQSPRTFVPLLAQHRALHDAILAGEPERARDAAHAHLAFVHTALRTLDEDEARRARASRLPSPR
- a CDS encoding methyltransferase family protein produces the protein MHPSLHHPDLLFALLGASWGLYEVLLSRRRRAADGGARDQGTLRLLWRVLYAALAVAVLLSILGLWRYAPALREPARWAGCALLAAGLALRLWAIRVLARWFTVDVTIQQGHRLVRRGPYRYLRHPSYTGVLLSFYGLAIGLGDVLSLLAIVLPVTWAFLRRIQVEEAMLTQAFPDEYPRYAAHSWRLLPFVW
- the dld gene encoding D-lactate dehydrogenase encodes the protein MDATHAPIAAAELLRQLRSVVGRRHVLVGARATRRFRSGYRFGAGPVLAVVRPGTLLELWRVLQAVVAADRIVLVQAANTGLTGGSTPDGDGYDRQIVLISTLRLRGVQLLHEGRQVVCLPGATLDALERRLQPLQREPHSVIGSSCIGASVLGGVCNNSGGALVRRGPAYTQLALFAQLGADGQLRLVNHLGIALGDTPEQILTRLQAGDYAPADIRDDPALAASDPHYAAHVRDVDAATPARFNADPARHYEASGSAGRLCVFAVRLDTFPREDSTVFYIGSNAGEDLTALRRGLLTAFAQPPISGEYLHRDAFDIGARYGKDTFLLIDRFGTGAVPRAFALKSRLDGWCEALRLPGLADRLLQALTDRLPEHLPPRMRAWRDRYEHHLLLRVSAQDATATEAFLAAHFAGRDGGYFRCDAEEGRKAFLHRFAVAGAAVRYRQVHRDTVEDIVALDVALRRNDRQWQETLPPALEAALLGKLYYGHFFCHVFHQDYLVRKGHDPLAIEHAMWALLDRRGAEYPAEHNVGHLYRAKPALAAFYRALDPSNSFNPGIGQTPKGKHWQDCGDAHAHRHG
- a CDS encoding DUF2214 family protein, which codes for MLALDLLLAVLHHLAVLLLTVALAVEWTLLREPPDAARLTRLLRADAGYGLAALAILVVGGLRVRYGLKGADSFLSNPWFWAKLGVFAAIGLLSLLPTLRLLRWRRQARARPDFVPAPAQVVTVFRVVSVELGLLALLFVLAATMARYGMF
- a CDS encoding sensor histidine kinase: MNRFLRELIEPKRLAGLLTVATVLWSFQFAPHASAAWRWSAVTLFVLLLLGAHCLPARWRDAALWLEAAAAMALVWLEPHVGTAPVLLVVVVTQVALQWPPRQVLVLALLANLGTFLALSAAGIRHPLLTTLIYAGFHAFAGLSAHYARTAELARAALARVNADLLATRALLADSARDAERLRLARELHDVAGHKLTAMRINLRLLLADPALARHAELGAVERLSAELLADIRDVVQSLRDDRGLDLATALRALAVPFPRPQLRLQIDPEVRITDPQLAEALLRLVQEALTNAARHADAGEVHVRLRHEDAQLRVDIADDGRRAERIREGNGIAGMRERLAALRGGLELGRTPLGGMQLTARLPL